In Candidatus Nanopelagicales bacterium, a single genomic region encodes these proteins:
- a CDS encoding WhiB family transcriptional regulator: protein MTEDEELPWQERALCAQTDPEAFFPEKGGSTREAKRVCLSCEVRGECLDYALANDERFGIWGGLSERERRRLKRAAG, encoded by the coding sequence ATGACCGAGGATGAAGAACTGCCTTGGCAGGAGCGGGCTCTGTGCGCGCAGACTGACCCAGAGGCGTTCTTCCCCGAAAAGGGCGGCAGCACGCGGGAGGCCAAGAGGGTCTGCCTGTCGTGTGAGGTTCGCGGGGAATGCCTGGACTATGCGCTCGCCAACGATGAGCGCTTCGGTATCTGGGGTGGCCTCAGCGAGCGGGAACGCCGCCGCTTGAAGCGCGCTGCTGGCTAA
- a CDS encoding glycosyltransferase, whose amino-acid sequence MSTATTASWLASRTRPSVHRKGEHRVTAILVAHDGEVWLPRALDGLARLARHPDQVIAVDSGSRDRSVELLRRSPHVSEVVVADRDFGFGEAVGLGLARAGRVVDVTEVDVTSAATVDIRTGNPGGVRTPEQQRGVEPGATVEWLWLLHDDVEVSPDCLTRMLSAADAHKDASVIGPKVKGWNDRGLVVECGVSIAGSGRRDVGVTRGERDQGQLDGRLDVLGVGSAGMLVRRELWERLGGFDAELPMFRDDLEFCWRARRSGERVIVVPGAEIHHAEAAFRGHRSIEAAPDEALSADRRAAAMVMLAHAPKRRVVLKGLRLLLGSLIRGIFLTLVKVSDGAWDDLRAVIGALSSRRAVASMRARVRQAGDVGDGAARQLRPSRGATATHWRDDLAQILGAKSRGNSSGAASREDARQALRSRIRNARIFALAVVMPVLIVCLVATAGLWFGPGRLLGGALLPAPDSVADLWSSFSSAWHDVGLGSAVPSAPYLLLLAAGAIPLAGSATMAVQVMLLLGPVFAAVTSYLSLRGLVRGIPRLVAALAYALLPATIAAVGTGQLGTIAVAILLPPAVRMIARVSTLSGSTLRSANWSTAGGAALLMVFMFAFAPPVSLLIAGFGLGVALVRRTRTGVARMLVVLLAPLAVLWPWSAYVVTNPTLLLFEVGAVSPALTDPGPSPLELLALNPGGPAAPPALLGAVLAVLAVLALRRRRTRARVATAWLFFVGALALATAQSVLLVPVPWSQLHQSAWPGATTVVMGAALIFAAAVGAPLSWMRSRRRITVLAVGLLTPALLAAWWGMSGGQIMERGDPSGVSPFIAAEMVGPNAPRTMVISGAANGAVTYRLISGEGSRIGDADVAPPSGTMAELDTGVARMLAGQGDATFLADEAIKYVQVRQRDAPRIARQMDAVPGLSRLSTVSGTALWTVSGVRARADATASDVASAPSPILGELPGRVLALFALLALVVLASPRLRRRQDSPRLATDAGGECP is encoded by the coding sequence ATGAGTACAGCGACGACGGCCAGCTGGTTGGCATCCCGCACGCGGCCCTCCGTTCACAGGAAGGGCGAGCATCGTGTGACGGCCATCCTCGTGGCCCACGACGGTGAGGTTTGGCTCCCGAGGGCGCTAGATGGATTGGCGCGGCTGGCCCGCCATCCAGACCAGGTGATCGCCGTCGACTCAGGTTCGCGGGATCGCAGCGTTGAGTTGCTGCGTAGATCACCACACGTAAGCGAAGTCGTGGTCGCCGACAGGGATTTCGGTTTCGGCGAAGCCGTCGGGCTTGGGCTGGCCCGGGCAGGCAGAGTCGTGGATGTCACCGAAGTGGATGTCACCAGCGCCGCAACCGTTGACATCAGGACAGGAAACCCTGGGGGCGTTCGGACTCCCGAGCAGCAGCGGGGCGTAGAGCCTGGCGCGACTGTGGAGTGGCTGTGGCTTCTGCACGACGATGTCGAGGTCAGCCCGGACTGCCTTACGCGGATGCTGTCGGCCGCTGACGCACATAAGGACGCGTCAGTCATCGGACCCAAGGTCAAGGGCTGGAACGACCGTGGACTTGTCGTGGAGTGCGGAGTATCCATAGCGGGATCGGGCCGCCGTGACGTGGGAGTGACCCGGGGGGAACGCGATCAGGGCCAGCTCGATGGCCGCCTCGACGTCCTCGGCGTCGGCAGTGCCGGGATGCTCGTTCGCCGGGAACTGTGGGAGCGGCTAGGCGGCTTCGACGCCGAACTTCCCATGTTCCGCGATGATTTGGAGTTCTGCTGGCGTGCCCGCAGGTCTGGTGAGCGCGTCATCGTGGTGCCGGGGGCGGAGATCCACCACGCCGAAGCCGCCTTCCGGGGCCACCGCTCAATAGAGGCGGCACCTGATGAGGCCCTCAGCGCCGATCGGCGGGCCGCTGCCATGGTCATGCTGGCGCACGCACCGAAGCGGCGCGTGGTGCTGAAGGGACTGCGGCTGCTGCTGGGTTCGCTGATTCGCGGGATCTTCCTGACTTTGGTCAAGGTGTCCGACGGGGCGTGGGACGACCTACGGGCTGTGATCGGTGCTTTGTCCTCGCGTCGCGCGGTTGCCAGCATGAGGGCGCGCGTTCGTCAGGCCGGTGACGTAGGCGACGGCGCGGCCAGGCAGCTCCGGCCTTCACGCGGAGCCACAGCCACGCATTGGCGGGACGATCTGGCCCAGATTCTCGGCGCGAAGTCCCGGGGAAACTCCTCGGGGGCAGCATCACGGGAAGATGCCAGGCAAGCCTTGCGCTCCCGCATCCGGAACGCGCGTATCTTCGCCCTGGCCGTCGTCATGCCTGTACTGATCGTCTGCCTGGTAGCTACGGCTGGACTGTGGTTCGGGCCCGGGCGGCTGCTCGGCGGGGCGCTCCTGCCGGCGCCCGACAGTGTCGCTGACCTGTGGTCATCGTTCTCGTCTGCCTGGCATGACGTCGGCCTGGGTTCGGCAGTCCCGTCGGCTCCGTATCTGCTACTTCTGGCCGCCGGGGCGATTCCGCTGGCGGGCAGCGCGACCATGGCCGTGCAGGTGATGCTCCTACTTGGCCCTGTCTTCGCGGCTGTCACGTCGTACCTGTCGCTCCGGGGGCTCGTGCGCGGAATTCCTAGACTCGTCGCCGCACTGGCCTACGCACTCTTGCCCGCGACGATCGCCGCGGTGGGAACCGGGCAGCTCGGAACCATAGCCGTCGCGATCCTGCTGCCCCCGGCCGTGCGCATGATCGCAAGGGTGTCCACGCTGAGCGGCTCGACGCTCCGGTCCGCCAACTGGTCCACTGCCGGGGGAGCGGCACTGCTGATGGTGTTCATGTTCGCGTTCGCGCCGCCGGTGAGCCTGCTGATCGCGGGCTTTGGGCTCGGCGTCGCGCTGGTTAGGCGCACCCGGACCGGTGTCGCCCGGATGCTCGTGGTTCTCCTGGCACCGCTGGCGGTTCTTTGGCCCTGGTCCGCCTACGTAGTGACCAATCCGACGTTGCTGCTCTTCGAGGTTGGAGCGGTGTCCCCGGCGCTCACAGATCCCGGTCCCAGTCCGCTGGAGCTTCTCGCGCTGAATCCGGGGGGCCCGGCGGCTCCCCCTGCGCTCCTGGGGGCTGTCCTGGCCGTATTGGCCGTGCTCGCGCTCCGCAGACGCAGGACCCGCGCGCGTGTGGCGACCGCATGGCTGTTCTTCGTTGGGGCACTGGCTCTGGCTACAGCGCAGAGCGTCCTACTCGTCCCTGTTCCGTGGAGCCAGCTTCACCAGTCCGCTTGGCCCGGCGCGACCACTGTGGTGATGGGCGCGGCTCTGATCTTCGCTGCGGCTGTCGGCGCTCCGCTGTCCTGGATGAGGAGCCGCAGGCGGATCACGGTCCTCGCTGTCGGGCTGCTGACGCCAGCCTTGCTCGCGGCGTGGTGGGGGATGTCCGGGGGCCAGATCATGGAGAGGGGAGATCCCTCGGGTGTGTCACCGTTCATCGCCGCCGAGATGGTTGGCCCGAATGCCCCCCGGACGATGGTCATCTCCGGTGCCGCGAACGGCGCTGTGACCTACCGGCTGATCTCGGGTGAGGGCTCAAGGATCGGGGACGCGGACGTCGCTCCGCCGTCTGGGACCATGGCCGAGCTCGATACCGGCGTTGCCCGCATGCTCGCCGGGCAGGGGGACGCGACCTTCCTGGCTGATGAGGCGATCAAGTACGTGCAGGTGCGGCAGCGTGATGCCCCCCGGATCGCCCGGCAGATGGATGCCGTCCCCGGGTTGAGTCGCCTGTCCACTGTCAGCGGCACCGCGCTGTGGACGGTTTCTGGGGTTCGTGCCCGCGCGGATGCGACCGCGTCAGACGTGGCATCCGCGCCGTCGCCGATCCTGGGGGAACTTCCTGGGCGGGTGCTGGCGCTGTTCGCGCTGCTGGCCCTCGTCGTGCTCGCCTCACCCAGACTGCGTCGCCGACAGGACTCACCCAGGTTGGCCACTGACGCTGGAGGTGAGTGCCCGTGA